CGCCCGTGGCCTCGTCGACCGGATCACGGTCGCCACACGTGTCCAAGGAGTCCTCTACGACCGCGCTGTGACTGCCGACGTCGCCCAGACCGCGGCCGCCGACGCGCGACGGGCGATTGAGGCCGGCCGCGCCGCTTCCGCGATGACGAGCAGTGAAGGACGAGCGTGGGTACGTGAGTTCGTCGTGGCGGCCGCCAGAGTCTCGCACCTCCCCCAGGTGTCCGAAGATCTCCACGAGACAATGCGGCGCCTCTCCGCCGCATCGGGCGAGATCATCCGGCACACCTACGAACCGGCCCTGCGCGCCGCAGGCCGCGAGAGCGTGGTGGCCGCGGAGATCCCCGCCGCATCGCCGGATCGATCGACGAGCAAGGATCACGCCCGCTGGTGGGGCGTCGACGTCGACCACGGCCCCACTCGCACACCGAGCGAGATCGCGGCCCGCAGCGCGAGGGACACCGAGGCCACGACCATCGCGCACGACGCCGCCAAGAATCGCGATCGCGAGCGTGGCATCGACCGCTGATCCCGCCTGTTCGCATCCTACAAACCCCAGTGCCTTTGAGCTCGGCCGAGTCGTCGTCGGAAGGCGACAGAGGTGCACCTGGTCGACGTCGACTGCTGCGCCGCCGGCGCCGTGGTGCTGTGTGAATCCTCCAATCCGCTTTTTGCGGATCAGCGGAGGACGAATTGCTCCACGGCGGCGTCGATTTCGTCGAACTCGGGGCGCTCCTCGGGCGGTTCCGCTGGCCCGGACGCGGCCCGGTGGACGAACGTGCGTGACAGGCCGAGCAGTTCGCCGGCCTCTCGCGTCGAGTACCCCTCATCGAGGAGTTCATGCAGGGCGAGCGCGTGGAGGCGCTGCCGCTCCCCCGTCTGATGCAACCGCAGCTGCGCCAGGCGCTCACGGACGATCCGAGCGCGGGTGATGACGTCGTGGTCGTAGACAGACACCGGTGTCCTCTCCTGGATCAGTTCGAGGGCTGGAAGCGGGTCACGCCCCACTCAGCGGAGGGATCGTCGCGGCGCAGCTCGATCGTGTACTCCCCAACCGATGTGGGGACGTACACGACCGCGTAGACGTCCGTCGACGTCGGCGCGGCCTCTGCATCATCCTGAATCGTCATCGCCGGGATACGGGACGGCTGCACCGTGCTGTACGCCTCAATCGCAGTGGAGTGCAGGTGCGGCTTCAACTGCTCGAACCATGTCGGGTAGTCGAGATCCCGTTGGGCGTACGCCTTAAGCGCGTCGACCGCGGCCGTGGCGGCCGCTTCAAGGTCCGGCGTCGAGGTCGGAGAGGGCACGATCACGTCGTGGTCTCCGTGGTCGTGGTCCCCGTGGCTTGCGGTGGTCGTCGGGGCCGGGTCCGATGTCGGCCCCGGCGCGCAGCCGCTCAGAGCGATCGTGGCCGCGACGAGAACTGCGGCTGCCTGTGTTCGAGTGGTCATGGTCATTCCCTTCGTCACTTTCTGCAGGCGTTCAACGATTTGGAGCCTGTCGGAGTCGCGAGCGTGCAGTAGTCGACGCCGCGCGCTTGCAGGAACGGGAGCGGGTCAACGTACTCTCCATCGACCAGGACCTCGAGATGCAGGTGCGCACCGTACGATCTCC
This DNA window, taken from Microbacterium sufflavum, encodes the following:
- a CDS encoding helix-turn-helix domain-containing protein, with protein sequence MSVYDHDVITRARIVRERLAQLRLHQTGERQRLHALALHELLDEGYSTREAGELLGLSRTFVHRAASGPAEPPEERPEFDEIDAAVEQFVLR